Proteins found in one Drosophila innubila isolate TH190305 chromosome X, UK_Dinn_1.0, whole genome shotgun sequence genomic segment:
- the LOC117792005 gene encoding uncharacterized protein LOC117792005, with the protein MDFKQLISAEDQLQVNPLDRAMYNWLAAWRSLTQDSLRLQTTTMRFQQLIELAKKQIKWHENILRDQQFLNNKGITNDGVKNLLWHKEYRERIQNVISLQDELCLAHNTLEKHKLQLKRFKEKLLKETIKTQRIEKSLKESKHINKKLRIRNLTLHAVKKDTVELYRSRDLMFVYQLIEKAKELINAQNKTKAVASVSTYLQTNIEEIQLQESVLLRQLAAGTVERNANFKYRHIFLQYIDFLWECMSSLAHCPKLESPYKKFQDILDHSCQGCTAAKLVANL; encoded by the exons ATGGATTTTAAGCAGTTAATATCAGCAGAGGATCAGCTTCAAGTAAATCCACTAGATCGTGCCATGTACAATTGGTTAGCCGCTTGGCGTTCTCTGACCCAGGATTCTCTTCGGCTCCAGACGACAACTATGAGATTCCAACAATTG ATCGAGCtggcaaaaaaacaaatcaaatggcATGAGAATATCTTGAGGGAtcagcaatttttaaataacaaaggTATTACGAATGACGGAGTGAAAAACTTACTGTGGCATAAAGAATATAGAGAGAGGATTCAAAACGTAATCAGCCTGCAAGATGAACTCTGCTTGGCCCATAATACGTTggaaaaacacaaattgcaattgaaacgTTTCAAGGAAAAGCTGCTCAAGGAGACAATAAAAACTCAACGTATTGAAAAAAGTCTAAAAGAAAGTAAACATATCAACAAGAAGTTAAGAATACGTAACCTTACGCTACATGCAGTG AAGAAGGACACAGTGGAACTATACAGATCCCGAGATCTAATGTTCGTTTATCAGCTGATCGAGAAGGCGAAGGAATTAATTAACGCTCAGAATAAAACAAAGGCCGTTGCATCTGTCAGCACGTATCTACAAAC AAATATTGaagaaattcaattgcaaGAGAGTGTCCTTTTAAGACAGTTGGCAGCTGGAACCGTTGaacgaaatgcaaatttcaaatatcgTCATATTTTCCTGCAGTATATAGACTTTCTGTGGGAGTGTATGTCGAGTCTGGCCCATTGTCCTAAATTGGAGTCACCATACAAAAAGTTTCAGgatattttg GATCACAGCTGCCAGGGCTGCACAGCTGCCAAGCTGGTGGCAAATTTATAG
- the LOC117787667 gene encoding apoptosis-inducing factor 3-like isoform X2 — protein MGSMLCKEYKTTGKVTPNPEQVPGAVGSYQSKCSTEKMSSSGNVVEELDVEYTAPVAVCKATDLTENEMKQLEFDEDTKILLVKQNGRFQAVGSKCTHYGAPLHTGALGSGRVRCPWHGACFNLKTGDIEDFPGLDSLPCYKVDVTDGQVMVRAKHSDLANSKRLKNMVKRNPQDDRCFIVVGGGPSGAVCVEALRQEGFTGRLILVCREQYLPYDRVKVSKAMNLNIESLQFRDEQFYKDYDIELWLGVSADKLVTAQKELHCSNGYVVKYDKIYIATGCSAFKPPIPGADLENVMTVREFSDASKILASITPESKIVCLGSSFIALEAAAFLVSKTASVTVVGRENVPLKAAFGEQIGARVLKLFQDNKVNMIMESGITEIIGNDEGKVVEVQLADETRIPCDLLIMGTGSTLNTQFMAKSGVRLNKNGSVDVTDFMESNIPDVYVGGDIANAHIYGLAQSRVTIGHYQLAQYHARIAAINMCGSVKKAEAVPFFFTMLFGKGIRYAGYGSYTDIIIDGSLEDLSFIAYFVNHADTVTAVASCGRDPIVAQFAELISQGKCLGRNQIEDPSNRQAWTAMLKEPVPKVR, from the exons atgGGTTCGATGCTCTGTAAGGAATACAAAACTACGGGGAAGGTAACGCCCAATCCAGAACAGGTCCCag GTGCCGTTGGTTCTTATCAATCGAAGTGCAGCACGGAAAAGATGTCGTCCAGTGGAAATGTTGTGGAGGAGCTGGATGTGGAGTATACGGCACCTGTGGCCGTCTGCAAGGCGACTGATCTCACGGAGAACGAGATGAAGCAATTGGAATTCGATGAGGATACCAAAATTCTTCTCGTTAAGCAGAATGGACGCTTCCAGGCGGTCGGTTCCAAGTGTACACACTATGGTGCACCGCTGCACACTGGAGCCCTGGGATCGGGTCGTGTTCGTTGTCCCTGGCATGGGGCTTGCTTCAATCTAAAGACGGGTGACATAGAGGATTTCCCTGGCTTGGATTCATTGCCCTGCTACAAGGTGGATGTCACCGATGGCCAGGTAATGGTGCGGGCCAAGCATAGTGATCTGGCCAACTCGAAGCGTCTTAAGAATATGGTCAAGAGGAATCCCCAGGATGATCGTTGTTTCATTGTCGTCGGCGGCGGTCCGTCGGGTGCCGTCTGTGTGGAAGCATTACGTCAGGAGGGATTCACCGGTCGCCTAATCCTGGTGTGCCGCGAACAGTATTTACCCTACGATCGTGTCAAGGTTTCCAAGGCGATGAACCTGAACATCGAGTCTCTCCAATTCCGCGACGAGCAATTCTACAAGGATTACGATATTGAACTGTGGCTCGGCGTCAGTGCCGATAAATTGGTCACGGCACAAAAGGAACTCCACTGCTCCAATGGCTATGTGGTGAAATATGATAAGATCTACATTGCCACCGGCTGTTCGGCCTTTAAGCCGCCAATTCCCGGCGCTGATCTTGAAAATGTGATGACAGTACGTGAATTTAGCGATGCTTCAAAGATCTTGGCATCGATTACGCCCGAATCGAAGATCGTTTGTCTGGGATCCAGTTTTATTGCCTTGGAGGCGGCCGCATTCCTTGTCTCGAAGACGGCCAGTGTGACGGTCGTTGGAAGGGAGAATGTGCCGCTCAAGGCGGCATTTGGTGAACAGATTGGAGCACGAgtgttaaaattgtttcagGATAATAAGGTAAACATGATCATGGAGAGCGGCATCACCGAGATCATTGGCAACGACGAAGGCAAAGTGGTTGAGGTACAGCTGGCTGATGAAACCCGTATACCCTGTGATCTGCTCATCATGGGCACCGGCTCTACGCTTAATACTCAGTTTATGGCCAAGTCGGGAGTGCGTTTGAATAAGAATGGATCGGTTGATGTCACCGATTTCATGGAGTCCAACATACCCGATGTCTATGTGGGCGGCGATATTGCCAATGCGCATATCTATGGCTTGGCCCAATCCCGTGTCACCATCGGGCATTATCAGCTGGCGCAATATCACGCCCGGATTGCGGCGATCAACATGTGTGGCAGTGTCAAGAAGGCGGAGGCGGTGCCCTTCTTCTTTACCATGCTATTTGGCAAAGGTATACGCTATGCGGGATACGGCAGTTACACGGACATCATCATCGATGGCAGCCTCGAGGATCTATCATTTATCGCATACTTTGTCAATCATGCCGACACCGTTACGGCAGTTGCATCCTGTGGCCGTGATCCAATTGTCGCTCAATTTGCTGAGCTCATCTCCCAAGGCAAATGCCTGGGACGCAATCAGATCGAGGATCCCTCAAATCGTCAGGCCTGGACGGCGATGCTCAAGGAGCCGGTGCCCAAAGTGCGCTAA
- the LOC117791586 gene encoding vacuolar protein sorting-associated protein 26, whose product MNFLGFGQSAEIEIVFDGAESRKTAEVKGEDGKVEKMLLFYDGETVSGKVNVTLKKPGSKLEHQGIKIEFIGQIELFYDRGNHHEFKCLSKALARPGDLIQNNSYPFDFPNVEKQFEVYAGSNVRLRYFLRATIVRRLSDITREVDIAVHTLCSYPEMNNPIKMEVGIEDCLHIEFEYNKSKYHLKDTIIGKIYFLLVRIKIKHMEIAIIKRESTGTGPNVFNENETIAKYEIMDGAPVKGESIPIRVFLAGYNLTPTMRDINKKFSVKYFLNLVLMDTEDRRYFKQQEIVLWRKADIPRYHATQQQQHQQQSHHQHQHVPLHAPPHLVSGPAAPTVAHSLISSSTDSEGAATATGNVTAAGGATGAGTGAAVGAESKMGLFTRESPNQEFSQQQLDSPLPNSPMTPGNESNIIGAGGLGVASAGTVAGERERGMGDGAAAATTSASPVAMLSSTPPPLPSSAVGAAADESNLLQSPAHGDGDGDNNMQLDLNVDEEHAERRTPIDPDDELTDVALPSPPAPAPAPAPSAAKKVNTAAPLSAD is encoded by the exons atGAATTTCTTGGGCTTTGGCCAATCAGccgaaattgaaattgtttttgatgGCGCTGAGAGCAGGAAAACCGCTGAGGTGAAGGGCGAAGATGGCAAAGTGGAAAAGATGCTGCTCTTTTACGATGGCGAAACAGTATCCGGCAAG gtaaacGTTACGCTGAAAAAGCCGGGCAGCAAACTGGAGCATCAGGGCATTAAGATTGAGTTTATTGGACAAATCGAATTATTTTATGATCGGGGCAATCATCATGAATTCAAGTGCCTATCCAAGGCTCTGGCACGTCCTGGCGATCTCATCCAGAACAATAGCTATCCCTTTGACTTTCCCAATGTGGAGAAACAGTTCGAGGTCTATGCTGGCTCCAATGTCCGATTGCGATACTTTCTGAGGGCGACAATTGTGCGACGACTGAGCGATATAACGAGGGAGGTGGACATTGCGGTGCATACGCTGTGCAGTTATCCGGAAATGAATAATCCCATCAAGATGGAGGTTGGCATCGAGGATTGCCTGCACATTGAGTTCGAGTACAACAAGAGCAAATATCATTTAAAGGATACAATAATTGGTAAAATCTATTTTCTGCTTGTTCGCATCAAGATCAAACATATGGAGATTGCGATCATTAAACGCGAATCAACCGGAACCGGACCGAATGTCTTCAATGAGAACGAAACGATTGCGAAATATGAGATAATGGATGGAGCGCCGGTTAAGGGTGAGAGTATACCAATAAGGGTATTCCTTGCCGGCTACAATTTAACACCAACGATGCGGGATATTAATAAGAAGTTTTCGGTCAAGTATTTTTTGAATCTGGTGCTGATGGATACGGAGGATCGTCGGTACTTTAAGCAGCAGGAGATTGTGTTGTGGCGCAAAGCGGACATACCACGCTACCATGCcacccagcagcagcagcatcaacagcaatcCCATCACCAGCATCAGCATGTGCCGCTCCATGCACCACCCCACTTGGTTAGCGGTCCGGCAGCGCCAACAGTTGCCCATTCcctcatcagcagcagcaccgACAGCGAAGGGGCCGCCACAGCAACTGGCAACGTGACTGCCGCAGGAGGAGCAACTGGAGCGGGAACGGGAGCGGCAGTCGGTGCCGAATCCAAAATGGGTTTGTTTACACGCGAGAGCCCGAATCAGGAGTTTAGCCAACAGCAATTGGACTCCCCACTGCCCAATTCACCAATGACGCCCGGCAACGAAAGCAATATCATCGGAGCAGGAGGATTAGGAGTAGCTTCAGCGGGAACTGTTGCTGGCGAGCGTGAACGTGGCATGGGCGATGGAGCTGCGGCGGCAACAACCAGCGCCTCGCCAGTGGCCATGTTGTCCAGCACGCCGCCACCGTTGCCCAGCAGCGCTGTCGGCGCAGCAGCGGATGAATCAAACTTGTTACAGTCGCCAGCACacggcgatggcgatggcgataaCAATATGCAATTGGATTTGAATGTGGATGAGGAGCATGCCGAACGTCGTACTCCAATTGATCCAGATGATGAGCTAACGGACGTGGCGTTGCCATCGCCaccagctcctgctcctgctcccgcTCCCTCAGCTGCCAAAAAGGTCAACACAGCTGCGCCGCTGAGTGCTGATTGA
- the LOC117787667 gene encoding apoptosis-inducing factor 3-like isoform X3, with translation MSSSGNVVEELDVEYTAPVAVCKATDLTENEMKQLEFDEDTKILLVKQNGRFQAVGSKCTHYGAPLHTGALGSGRVRCPWHGACFNLKTGDIEDFPGLDSLPCYKVDVTDGQVMVRAKHSDLANSKRLKNMVKRNPQDDRCFIVVGGGPSGAVCVEALRQEGFTGRLILVCREQYLPYDRVKVSKAMNLNIESLQFRDEQFYKDYDIELWLGVSADKLVTAQKELHCSNGYVVKYDKIYIATGCSAFKPPIPGADLENVMTVREFSDASKILASITPESKIVCLGSSFIALEAAAFLVSKTASVTVVGRENVPLKAAFGEQIGARVLKLFQDNKVNMIMESGITEIIGNDEGKVVEVQLADETRIPCDLLIMGTGSTLNTQFMAKSGVRLNKNGSVDVTDFMESNIPDVYVGGDIANAHIYGLAQSRVTIGHYQLAQYHARIAAINMCGSVKKAEAVPFFFTMLFGKGIRYAGYGSYTDIIIDGSLEDLSFIAYFVNHADTVTAVASCGRDPIVAQFAELISQGKCLGRNQIEDPSNRQAWTAMLKEPVPKVR, from the coding sequence ATGTCGTCCAGTGGAAATGTTGTGGAGGAGCTGGATGTGGAGTATACGGCACCTGTGGCCGTCTGCAAGGCGACTGATCTCACGGAGAACGAGATGAAGCAATTGGAATTCGATGAGGATACCAAAATTCTTCTCGTTAAGCAGAATGGACGCTTCCAGGCGGTCGGTTCCAAGTGTACACACTATGGTGCACCGCTGCACACTGGAGCCCTGGGATCGGGTCGTGTTCGTTGTCCCTGGCATGGGGCTTGCTTCAATCTAAAGACGGGTGACATAGAGGATTTCCCTGGCTTGGATTCATTGCCCTGCTACAAGGTGGATGTCACCGATGGCCAGGTAATGGTGCGGGCCAAGCATAGTGATCTGGCCAACTCGAAGCGTCTTAAGAATATGGTCAAGAGGAATCCCCAGGATGATCGTTGTTTCATTGTCGTCGGCGGCGGTCCGTCGGGTGCCGTCTGTGTGGAAGCATTACGTCAGGAGGGATTCACCGGTCGCCTAATCCTGGTGTGCCGCGAACAGTATTTACCCTACGATCGTGTCAAGGTTTCCAAGGCGATGAACCTGAACATCGAGTCTCTCCAATTCCGCGACGAGCAATTCTACAAGGATTACGATATTGAACTGTGGCTCGGCGTCAGTGCCGATAAATTGGTCACGGCACAAAAGGAACTCCACTGCTCCAATGGCTATGTGGTGAAATATGATAAGATCTACATTGCCACCGGCTGTTCGGCCTTTAAGCCGCCAATTCCCGGCGCTGATCTTGAAAATGTGATGACAGTACGTGAATTTAGCGATGCTTCAAAGATCTTGGCATCGATTACGCCCGAATCGAAGATCGTTTGTCTGGGATCCAGTTTTATTGCCTTGGAGGCGGCCGCATTCCTTGTCTCGAAGACGGCCAGTGTGACGGTCGTTGGAAGGGAGAATGTGCCGCTCAAGGCGGCATTTGGTGAACAGATTGGAGCACGAgtgttaaaattgtttcagGATAATAAGGTAAACATGATCATGGAGAGCGGCATCACCGAGATCATTGGCAACGACGAAGGCAAAGTGGTTGAGGTACAGCTGGCTGATGAAACCCGTATACCCTGTGATCTGCTCATCATGGGCACCGGCTCTACGCTTAATACTCAGTTTATGGCCAAGTCGGGAGTGCGTTTGAATAAGAATGGATCGGTTGATGTCACCGATTTCATGGAGTCCAACATACCCGATGTCTATGTGGGCGGCGATATTGCCAATGCGCATATCTATGGCTTGGCCCAATCCCGTGTCACCATCGGGCATTATCAGCTGGCGCAATATCACGCCCGGATTGCGGCGATCAACATGTGTGGCAGTGTCAAGAAGGCGGAGGCGGTGCCCTTCTTCTTTACCATGCTATTTGGCAAAGGTATACGCTATGCGGGATACGGCAGTTACACGGACATCATCATCGATGGCAGCCTCGAGGATCTATCATTTATCGCATACTTTGTCAATCATGCCGACACCGTTACGGCAGTTGCATCCTGTGGCCGTGATCCAATTGTCGCTCAATTTGCTGAGCTCATCTCCCAAGGCAAATGCCTGGGACGCAATCAGATCGAGGATCCCTCAAATCGTCAGGCCTGGACGGCGATGCTCAAGGAGCCGGTGCCCAAAGTGCGCTAA
- the LOC117784329 gene encoding uncharacterized protein LOC117784329 — MEIHLDGKKWTTENTELLLALYGERISKFRDPKIKNKKIWREILKGMEGKGVRGLDVLQLDRKIRNLRVTFDNIKKKINFTGESGTKWRHFEDMEAIFGRDSNSNNSSHSNRTATVPVRRTLATLLTEDDNVTTQIFPDFEAATFDESAAPFTSSMLISEDLSSSSKAVSDDEQSIGFVRLKRKSDEQSNVYYQKRKKTKEAHCACTEEFRKMRVALEESNAIQLARNTMFEKLIDKLKTKL, encoded by the exons atggaaattcACT TGGATGGCAAAAAATGGACCACAGAAAACACGGAATTGTTGTTGGCCCTTTATGGAGAACGAATATCTAAATTTcgcgatccaaaaataaaaaacaagaaaatttgGCGCGAGATTCTCAAAGGCATGGAAGGCAAGGGAGTAAGAGGACTAGATGTACTACAGTTGGATAGAAAGATACGAAATTTACGGGTGACTTTCGATAAtatcaagaaaaaaattaattttaccgGCGAAAGCGGAACAAAATGGAGGCATTTCGAGGATATGGAAGCCATCTTTGGcagagacagcaacagcaataacagcagccacagcaacagaaCTGCAACAGTCCCAGTTCGCCGCACATTGGCCACACTGCTGACGGAAGACGACAATGTTACCACACAGATATTTCCCGATTTCGAGGCGGCCACCTTCGATGAGTCCGCTGCTCCTTTCACTAGTTCCATGCTCATATCCGAAGATCTGTCGAGCAGCTCCAAGGCTGTCTCGGATGACGAGCAAAGCATCGGATTCGTGAGGCTAAAACGGAAGTCGGATGAACAGTCTAACGTGTATTACCAGAAGCGAAAAAAGACCAAAGAAGCTCATTGTGCTTGCACCGAAGAATTCCGCAAAATGCGAGTTGCTCTAGAAGAGAGCAATGCCATTCAGCTGGCGCGCAACACAATGTTTGAAAAACTTATAGATAAACTGAAAACTAAactatag
- the LOC117783043 gene encoding required for meiotic nuclear division protein 1 homolog, which produces MILARVALEAALVRSLRAIPKTQTYKLPNNWSPGQVQWLQINKRLASSIIKETTEGAGAESAAKNLKSRVAGGVKTLPQVDEPLETAMSPSRTRALRKKRLAIDELSALGFLNTRGYTTADEYNLEELHAALKQQNLYETKRFFSTDNLGVEQNVLFVTAKYPTGEQPREIFFFREGSVVFWNCNDIETNNVLNFLRNFERESYVSALVHGESEMMPYTYISSTAVDVEGDLVADSSDLNVASRAFFQNGKFYVTPDSDNFLYKYTFSNAIAQSIKLGIWEATLDRYIDSMEYLTEDLKRGRRLRISRAAMLRKTGELFALRHSINLSSDLLDAPDFYWDREELEGLYLQVCSYFSISRRTKVMNEKINHCVELAELVSHNLNDAHHIRLEWMIIILIMVEVGFEILHFAEGALHHGDQVIHSANPYPISENSA; this is translated from the coding sequence atgataTTAGCACGCGTTGCTTTGGAAGCGGCGCTCGTTCGAAGTCTGCGCGCCATACCCAAAACACAGACATATAAGTTGCCAAACAACTGGAGTCCGGGACAAGTACAGTGgctgcaaataaacaaacgccTGGCGTCGAGCATAATAAAGGAGACAACAGAAGGAGCAGGCGCTGAATCGGCAGCGAAGAACCTCAAGAGTCGTGTGGCAGGCGGGGTGAAGACACTGCCACAGGTGGATGAGCCGCTAGAGACGGCGATGTCACCAAGTCGCACGCGTGCGTTGCGCAAGAAGCGTCTGGCAATCGATGAATTGTCCGCATTGGGATTCCTCAATACACGCGGCTATACGACAGCCGATGAATACAATCTGGAGGAGTTGCATGCGGCCCTCAAGCAACAGAATTTGTATGAAACGAAACGTTTCTTCTCCACCGACAATCTTGGGGTGGAACAGAATGTTCTCTTTGTGACGGCCAAATATCCGACGGGAGAGCAGCCCCGAGAGATATTCTTCTTTCGGGAGGGATCCGTTGTGTTCTGGAACTGCAATGACATCGAAACGAACAATGTGCTCAACTTTCTGCGTAACTTTGAGCGGGAATCGTATGTGAGTGCCTTGGTACACGGCGAGAGTGAGATGATGCCCTACACGTACATTTCATCCACGGCTGTGGATGTCGAGGGGGATCTCGTGGCGGACAGCAGTGATCTGAATGTGGCATCGCGTGCCTTCTTCCAGAACGGCAAGTTCTATGTGACGCCGGATAGCGATAATTTCCTGTATAAATACACATTCTCCAATGCCATCGCACAGTCCATCAAACTGGGCATATGGGAGGCGACCTTGGATCGTTATATTGATTCCATGGAGTATCTCACAGAGGATTTGAAGCGTGGACGACGTCTACGCATCTCGCGTGCTGCGATGCTTAGGAAAACGGGTGAATTGTTTGCCTTGCGGCATTCGATTAACTTGTCATCGGATCTACTGGATGCCCCGGACTTTTACTGGGACCGTGAGGAGCTCGAGGGTCTCTATCTGCAGGTGTGCTCTTATTTCAGCATCTCACGTCGCACCAAAGTGATGAACGAGAAGATTAATCATTGTGTGGAGCTCGCCGAACTTGTCTCTCACAATCTAAACGATGCCCATCACATTCGCCTCGAATGGATGATCATTATACTGATTATGGTTGAGGTGGGCTTCGAGATTTTGCATTTCGCCGAGGGTGCATTGCATCATGGCGATCAGGTCATTCATTCAGCCAATCCTTATCCAATTTCCGAAAATAGTGCCTAA
- the LOC117787667 gene encoding apoptosis-inducing factor 3-like isoform X1: MLQSKNCSVSTLFKTFQNLLGSHVRQRRVSLLLCRNTHKYLKQQQIHTMGSMLCKEYKTTGKVTPNPEQVPGAVGSYQSKCSTEKMSSSGNVVEELDVEYTAPVAVCKATDLTENEMKQLEFDEDTKILLVKQNGRFQAVGSKCTHYGAPLHTGALGSGRVRCPWHGACFNLKTGDIEDFPGLDSLPCYKVDVTDGQVMVRAKHSDLANSKRLKNMVKRNPQDDRCFIVVGGGPSGAVCVEALRQEGFTGRLILVCREQYLPYDRVKVSKAMNLNIESLQFRDEQFYKDYDIELWLGVSADKLVTAQKELHCSNGYVVKYDKIYIATGCSAFKPPIPGADLENVMTVREFSDASKILASITPESKIVCLGSSFIALEAAAFLVSKTASVTVVGRENVPLKAAFGEQIGARVLKLFQDNKVNMIMESGITEIIGNDEGKVVEVQLADETRIPCDLLIMGTGSTLNTQFMAKSGVRLNKNGSVDVTDFMESNIPDVYVGGDIANAHIYGLAQSRVTIGHYQLAQYHARIAAINMCGSVKKAEAVPFFFTMLFGKGIRYAGYGSYTDIIIDGSLEDLSFIAYFVNHADTVTAVASCGRDPIVAQFAELISQGKCLGRNQIEDPSNRQAWTAMLKEPVPKVR, translated from the exons AT gTTGCAGTCAAAAAATTGCTCAGTTTCAACATTGTTTAAgacatttcaaaatttactTGGCTCACACGTTAG ACAGCGTCGagtgtcattgttgttgtgccgaAATACTCATAAATActtgaaacaacaacaaatacacacaatgGGTTCGATGCTCTGTAAGGAATACAAAACTACGGGGAAGGTAACGCCCAATCCAGAACAGGTCCCag GTGCCGTTGGTTCTTATCAATCGAAGTGCAGCACGGAAAAGATGTCGTCCAGTGGAAATGTTGTGGAGGAGCTGGATGTGGAGTATACGGCACCTGTGGCCGTCTGCAAGGCGACTGATCTCACGGAGAACGAGATGAAGCAATTGGAATTCGATGAGGATACCAAAATTCTTCTCGTTAAGCAGAATGGACGCTTCCAGGCGGTCGGTTCCAAGTGTACACACTATGGTGCACCGCTGCACACTGGAGCCCTGGGATCGGGTCGTGTTCGTTGTCCCTGGCATGGGGCTTGCTTCAATCTAAAGACGGGTGACATAGAGGATTTCCCTGGCTTGGATTCATTGCCCTGCTACAAGGTGGATGTCACCGATGGCCAGGTAATGGTGCGGGCCAAGCATAGTGATCTGGCCAACTCGAAGCGTCTTAAGAATATGGTCAAGAGGAATCCCCAGGATGATCGTTGTTTCATTGTCGTCGGCGGCGGTCCGTCGGGTGCCGTCTGTGTGGAAGCATTACGTCAGGAGGGATTCACCGGTCGCCTAATCCTGGTGTGCCGCGAACAGTATTTACCCTACGATCGTGTCAAGGTTTCCAAGGCGATGAACCTGAACATCGAGTCTCTCCAATTCCGCGACGAGCAATTCTACAAGGATTACGATATTGAACTGTGGCTCGGCGTCAGTGCCGATAAATTGGTCACGGCACAAAAGGAACTCCACTGCTCCAATGGCTATGTGGTGAAATATGATAAGATCTACATTGCCACCGGCTGTTCGGCCTTTAAGCCGCCAATTCCCGGCGCTGATCTTGAAAATGTGATGACAGTACGTGAATTTAGCGATGCTTCAAAGATCTTGGCATCGATTACGCCCGAATCGAAGATCGTTTGTCTGGGATCCAGTTTTATTGCCTTGGAGGCGGCCGCATTCCTTGTCTCGAAGACGGCCAGTGTGACGGTCGTTGGAAGGGAGAATGTGCCGCTCAAGGCGGCATTTGGTGAACAGATTGGAGCACGAgtgttaaaattgtttcagGATAATAAGGTAAACATGATCATGGAGAGCGGCATCACCGAGATCATTGGCAACGACGAAGGCAAAGTGGTTGAGGTACAGCTGGCTGATGAAACCCGTATACCCTGTGATCTGCTCATCATGGGCACCGGCTCTACGCTTAATACTCAGTTTATGGCCAAGTCGGGAGTGCGTTTGAATAAGAATGGATCGGTTGATGTCACCGATTTCATGGAGTCCAACATACCCGATGTCTATGTGGGCGGCGATATTGCCAATGCGCATATCTATGGCTTGGCCCAATCCCGTGTCACCATCGGGCATTATCAGCTGGCGCAATATCACGCCCGGATTGCGGCGATCAACATGTGTGGCAGTGTCAAGAAGGCGGAGGCGGTGCCCTTCTTCTTTACCATGCTATTTGGCAAAGGTATACGCTATGCGGGATACGGCAGTTACACGGACATCATCATCGATGGCAGCCTCGAGGATCTATCATTTATCGCATACTTTGTCAATCATGCCGACACCGTTACGGCAGTTGCATCCTGTGGCCGTGATCCAATTGTCGCTCAATTTGCTGAGCTCATCTCCCAAGGCAAATGCCTGGGACGCAATCAGATCGAGGATCCCTCAAATCGTCAGGCCTGGACGGCGATGCTCAAGGAGCCGGTGCCCAAAGTGCGCTAA
- the LOC117783335 gene encoding ribosomal protein 63, mitochondrial codes for MQLTLINFFKKTVPGHIFRGKRRLVKPVSKQAIDTLTREYERQEQIMFLLRHPYLTLEQSSGHAKELQKRDKLVAKWTNEQTLRKMKPHVTIEERLNQLKIKEAWD; via the exons ATGCAGTTGACTTTAATCAATTTCTTTAAGAAAACCGTGCCCGGTCACATATTCCGCGGCAAGCGGCGCCTTGTCAAGCCGGTGAGCAAACAGGCCATTGATACACTCACACGGGAATACGAGCGTCAGGAGCAAATAATGTTTCTACTGCGGCATCCTTACCTCACACTG GAACAATCATCGGGCCATGCCAAGGAACTGCAGAAACGGGACAAACTGGTGGCCAAGTGGACAAACGAGCAAACATTAAGAAAGATGAAACCTCATGTGACCATTGAGGAGCGTCTCAATCAGCTGAAGATCAAGGAGGCATGGGATTAA